A stretch of Lysinibacillus agricola DNA encodes these proteins:
- the yfmH gene encoding EF-P 5-aminopentanol modification-associated protein YfmH produces MKTIEFKQLDETLYYEKLENGLDVYILPKKGFSKTFVTFTTKYGSVDRTFVPMGDTESITVPDGIAHFLEHKMFEKEDGDVFQKFSEFGASANAFTSFTRTAYLFSSTDNIYKSTDTLLNFVQEPYFTEATVNKEKGIIGQEITMYDDQPDWRLYFGAIENMYHNHPVKIDIAGTIESIDGITADHLYTCYNTFYHPSNMLLFVIGAVDPNEMMTFIRDNQNKKEFPEPTPIQRFFDQEPTEVAIKDRALHMDVQKPKVYIGLKAKETNLSGRDMLKHELSVQIALELIFGRTSNFYERVYEDGLIDETYAFDFTLENGFGFALIGSDTTEPAALEKAIKEELAKYDGDAQKFESADLERVKRKKIGFFLRALNSIEFIANQFTRYSFNDMNLFDVVPVLEELTIEDLKKAFSSIQGESQQTVFKILPTEKGVQ; encoded by the coding sequence ATGAAAACAATTGAATTCAAACAATTAGATGAAACATTGTATTATGAAAAACTAGAGAATGGCTTAGATGTCTATATTTTACCGAAAAAAGGCTTTTCAAAAACGTTTGTGACGTTCACAACTAAGTACGGCTCTGTTGACCGTACATTTGTGCCAATGGGTGACACGGAAAGCATTACAGTACCAGATGGCATTGCCCACTTTTTAGAGCATAAAATGTTTGAAAAAGAAGATGGCGATGTATTCCAAAAGTTTAGTGAATTCGGCGCTTCAGCCAATGCCTTTACATCGTTTACACGTACAGCGTATTTATTTTCATCAACAGACAATATTTATAAAAGTACAGATACATTATTAAATTTTGTCCAAGAGCCTTACTTTACAGAAGCAACAGTCAATAAAGAGAAGGGCATTATTGGGCAGGAAATTACGATGTACGATGATCAGCCAGATTGGCGTCTATATTTTGGAGCAATCGAAAATATGTATCATAATCACCCAGTAAAAATTGATATCGCTGGTACAATAGAATCGATTGACGGTATTACTGCGGACCATTTATATACGTGCTACAATACATTTTATCATCCATCCAATATGTTATTATTTGTCATTGGTGCAGTAGATCCTAATGAAATGATGACGTTTATTCGTGACAATCAAAACAAAAAAGAATTCCCTGAACCAACACCAATTCAACGCTTCTTTGATCAAGAGCCGACAGAGGTTGCTATCAAAGATCGTGCATTGCATATGGATGTACAAAAGCCAAAAGTATATATTGGCTTAAAAGCAAAAGAAACAAATCTTTCTGGTCGTGACATGTTAAAGCATGAGCTATCTGTTCAAATTGCACTTGAACTTATTTTTGGACGTACATCTAATTTTTATGAGCGTGTCTATGAAGATGGCTTGATTGATGAAACGTATGCATTTGATTTTACGTTAGAAAATGGTTTTGGTTTTGCTTTAATTGGCTCAGATACTACAGAACCCGCTGCATTAGAAAAAGCTATTAAGGAAGAATTAGCAAAGTATGATGGAGATGCACAAAAATTTGAAAGTGCCGATTTAGAACGAGTGAAACGTAAAAAAATTGGTTTCTTCTTACGTGCACTAAACTCTATTGAATTTATTGCTAATCAATTTACACGTTATTCGTTTAATGATATGAATTTGTTCGATGTCGTGCCTGTACTAGAAGAACTAACGATTGAAGATTTGAAAAAAGCATTTTCTTCGATTCAAGGCGAGTCTCAACAAACTGTCTTTAAAATTTTACCTACAGAGAAGGGTGTACAGTGA
- the pgsA gene encoding CDP-diacylglycerol--glycerol-3-phosphate 3-phosphatidyltransferase — MNIPNKITISRIILIPFFVIVMMFDFNWGTMSLFGAKMPVHHFVGALIFIFASTTDWVDGYYARKYNLVTTFGKFLDPLADKLLVSAAFILMVELDMASSWIVILIISREFAVTGLRLILAGEGEVVAANQLGKIKTWTQIVAIAAALLHNTIFTLIGIPFNTIMLYIALFFTLWSGWDYFYLNRRVLLESK, encoded by the coding sequence ATGAACATTCCAAATAAAATTACCATCTCTCGAATCATACTTATTCCGTTCTTTGTCATTGTTATGATGTTTGATTTCAACTGGGGAACAATGTCACTATTCGGTGCGAAGATGCCTGTTCATCATTTTGTAGGTGCACTTATTTTTATTTTTGCTTCAACAACTGATTGGGTGGATGGTTATTATGCACGTAAGTATAATCTTGTGACGACGTTTGGGAAATTTTTAGACCCGCTAGCTGATAAGTTACTTGTATCAGCAGCATTTATTTTAATGGTTGAACTCGATATGGCATCATCTTGGATAGTCATCTTAATTATTAGCCGTGAGTTTGCGGTAACTGGTTTACGATTAATTTTGGCTGGAGAAGGCGAAGTCGTAGCAGCAAACCAGCTTGGTAAAATAAAAACATGGACGCAAATAGTGGCCATCGCAGCAGCACTTTTACACAATACAATCTTTACACTTATTGGTATTCCATTTAATACAATTATGCTATATATTGCATTGTTCTTCACACTGTGGTCTGGATGGGATTATTTCTATCTAAATCGACGTGTCTTACTTGAGTCTAAATAA
- a CDS encoding ABC transporter permease: MGFLEMLYFIIPSAIFYATPLIFTAIGGVFSERSGVVNIGLEGLMIVGAFVGIYVNLEFASTFGAATIWVAMLAAVIIGGIFSLLHAVASISFRADQTVSGVAINLLGLAVTVFLVKMIYGKGQTDMIAQPITRFAIPYLKDIPFFGPLLFRDVYSTSILAFAVAIGAWFIIYKTPFGLRLRAVGEHPMAADTMGVNVNRMRYIAVVISGALGGLGGAVYAQSITGDFSHATIAGQGFMAIAAMIFGKWHPIGALGAALFFGVAQTLSVAGSDIRYIQDIPAVYLQILPYVLTIFALAGFIGKANAPKASGQPYIKGKR; this comes from the coding sequence ATGGGCTTTTTAGAAATGTTATATTTCATCATCCCTTCTGCAATTTTTTATGCAACACCTTTAATTTTTACTGCAATCGGTGGTGTATTCTCTGAACGTTCTGGTGTTGTAAACATCGGGCTAGAAGGTTTAATGATTGTTGGTGCATTTGTTGGTATTTATGTCAATTTAGAATTTGCTTCAACATTTGGTGCAGCAACAATTTGGGTGGCTATGCTGGCAGCTGTTATTATTGGAGGAATCTTCTCACTTCTCCACGCTGTTGCTTCAATTTCCTTCCGTGCTGATCAAACGGTATCAGGGGTTGCTATTAATTTATTAGGTTTAGCGGTAACTGTATTCTTAGTAAAAATGATTTATGGTAAAGGTCAAACAGATATGATTGCCCAACCAATAACTCGTTTCGCTATCCCTTATTTAAAGGATATCCCGTTCTTTGGTCCATTATTATTCCGTGATGTCTATAGTACGTCAATTTTAGCTTTTGCAGTAGCTATTGGAGCATGGTTTATCATTTATAAAACTCCATTCGGTTTACGTTTACGCGCTGTCGGAGAACATCCAATGGCTGCAGATACGATGGGCGTAAATGTTAATAGAATGCGCTATATTGCTGTTGTCATCTCTGGGGCATTAGGTGGTCTTGGTGGTGCAGTGTACGCGCAATCAATTACAGGCGATTTCTCACATGCAACAATTGCTGGTCAAGGCTTTATGGCTATTGCTGCAATGATTTTCGGGAAATGGCATCCGATCGGTGCATTAGGCGCAGCGTTATTCTTTGGAGTAGCACAAACGTTAAGTGTTGCAGGAAGCGACATTCGTTACATTCAAGATATTCCTGCTGTATACCTACAAATTTTACCGTACGTATTAACAATCTTTGCGTTAGCAGGATTTATCGGTAAAGCAAATGCGCCAAAAGCTAGTGGTCAACCTTATATTAAGGGGAAACGCTAA
- a CDS encoding competence/damage-inducible protein A: protein MNAEILAVGSELLLGQITNTNARFISSQLSELGINVFYHTVVGDNAKRLEEAISVAETRADLIIFSGGLGPTKDDLTKETIARHLGVPLEFDDIALTYIEQFFAKRGRPMTDNNRKQALVLAGSEVLANHHGMAPGMILTKDRRTYILLPGPPKELEPMFQFEAKPKLGVMLNAGGVIASHVMRFYGIGEAELEVRIQDILDAQTNPTIAPLASDGEVTLRVTAKAETEQEAQQLIATKVAEIQALVGDFQYGIDDDSLASKTVEMLLDNKLTISAAESLTAGLFQSELAEIPGVGDALVGGVVTYTEEAKIKQLGITKELLDTHGIVSSECAAAMASAVREKIGTTIGIGLTGAAGPTAHDHQPVGTVWIGIAIGDEEPITYLLHLSGMRNTNRLRAVKFTCHYLMQLLEERGFTKRY, encoded by the coding sequence ATGAATGCTGAAATTCTTGCAGTTGGCTCAGAGTTATTGCTTGGTCAGATTACGAATACAAATGCGAGATTTATTTCGAGTCAGTTGTCGGAGTTAGGGATAAATGTGTTTTATCACACTGTTGTTGGAGATAATGCAAAACGTTTAGAAGAGGCTATTTCCGTTGCAGAGACTCGTGCTGATTTAATCATTTTCTCTGGTGGGCTTGGTCCTACAAAGGATGATTTAACAAAGGAAACGATTGCTCGTCATCTTGGTGTTCCTCTCGAATTTGATGATATCGCACTGACATATATTGAGCAATTTTTTGCAAAACGAGGACGTCCAATGACGGACAATAATCGTAAGCAAGCTTTAGTATTAGCAGGTAGTGAAGTATTAGCAAACCATCACGGTATGGCACCTGGCATGATATTAACAAAAGATAGGCGTACGTATATTTTGCTGCCAGGGCCACCCAAAGAGCTTGAGCCAATGTTCCAATTTGAAGCAAAACCAAAGCTTGGTGTGATGTTGAATGCCGGAGGGGTTATTGCATCACATGTTATGCGCTTTTACGGTATCGGAGAAGCGGAACTTGAGGTACGGATCCAAGATATTTTAGATGCTCAAACAAATCCAACTATTGCTCCTCTTGCTTCGGACGGCGAGGTTACATTGCGTGTAACTGCCAAGGCAGAAACCGAGCAAGAAGCGCAGCAGCTTATTGCCACAAAGGTAGCAGAGATTCAAGCGCTTGTTGGTGACTTTCAATATGGTATAGATGATGATTCTCTTGCCTCTAAAACTGTAGAAATGTTACTAGATAATAAGTTAACAATTTCTGCGGCAGAAAGTTTAACAGCAGGGTTATTTCAGTCAGAGCTTGCTGAGATACCGGGTGTAGGAGATGCCCTTGTTGGTGGCGTTGTTACGTATACAGAAGAGGCTAAGATTAAGCAGCTCGGTATTACTAAAGAATTATTAGATACACATGGTATTGTAAGCAGTGAGTGTGCAGCCGCTATGGCTAGTGCTGTGCGTGAAAAAATCGGTACTACTATTGGTATTGGATTAACAGGTGCAGCAGGTCCTACAGCACACGATCATCAGCCAGTAGGGACGGTTTGGATTGGTATTGCTATTGGCGATGAAGAACCAATTACGTATTTGCTTCATTTATCGGGCATGCGCAATACGAATCGACTTCGCGCGGTGAAGTTTACATGTCATTATTTAATGCAACTTTTGGAAGAACGAGGCTTTACAAAACGCTATTAA
- a CDS encoding DUF3388 domain-containing protein, producing MSDWYFEYEIQVNRPGLLGDIASLLGMLRVNIISINGVDEDRRGMLVHTDNDGAIERFRTIVSTMEHINVTKFRQPKLRDRLALRHGHYIPRDADEKNTFRFVRDELGILVDFMAELFKKEGHKLIGIRGMPRVGKTESIVAASVCANKKWIFLSSTMIKQTVRNKLAGDEFSDNNIFILDGIVTRRSSDERHLQLVREMMSMPSIKVVEHPDMFVQHSEYKIEDFDYIIELRHHPDEEITYEIMEKNHMMSESNSFGGFNF from the coding sequence TTGAGCGATTGGTACTTTGAATATGAAATTCAGGTGAATCGCCCTGGATTATTAGGAGATATTGCTTCACTTTTAGGGATGCTTCGTGTCAATATTATTTCAATAAATGGTGTCGATGAGGATCGACGTGGTATGTTAGTGCATACAGACAATGATGGAGCAATTGAGCGTTTTCGTACAATTGTTTCGACAATGGAACATATTAACGTGACCAAATTTCGACAACCAAAACTCCGTGATCGTTTAGCCCTTAGGCACGGTCATTATATTCCTCGAGATGCAGATGAAAAAAATACCTTCCGCTTTGTTCGAGATGAACTTGGTATTTTAGTTGACTTTATGGCTGAGCTCTTTAAAAAAGAAGGGCATAAGCTCATTGGAATACGTGGAATGCCTCGTGTTGGGAAAACCGAGTCGATTGTAGCGGCAAGTGTATGTGCCAATAAAAAATGGATTTTTTTATCATCTACAATGATCAAGCAGACTGTTCGCAATAAACTTGCTGGTGATGAATTCAGTGACAATAATATTTTTATATTAGATGGTATTGTGACAAGACGTTCATCTGATGAACGGCATTTGCAACTAGTGCGTGAAATGATGAGTATGCCTTCCATTAAGGTCGTCGAGCATCCAGATATGTTTGTTCAGCATTCAGAATATAAGATTGAGGATTTTGATTATATCATTGAATTACGTCATCACCCAGATGAAGAAATTACGTACGAAATAATGGAAAAAAATCACATGATGTCCGAATCCAATTCATTTGGAGGATTTAATTTTTAA
- the yfmF gene encoding EF-P 5-aminopentanol modification-associated protein YfmF produces MFKTIPFAKGVNLHIRQTTQFKTVNFSIKWRRALTATNASERTVLTNVLQHSNAKYTTTAAFRSFLDDMYGTVLYFDTSKRGNEHTVLMNVEAVNDHYLANTSVLNEVLGLLHTAIFEPNLENGVFKESIVEREKKTVIQRIESIFDDKSRFAQQRLQQILRPNEPASISANGTVEDIQKITSTSLFEAYQSMLADDKIDIYIAGDINEGEIVAKLKEALPFNDRTFEEIPAVLPQQHPQNDYVREQQEMKQGKLHIGFSTPVRFGGPDFAKMQIFNGVFGGYPHAKLFMNVRERKSLAYYASSSYASHYGLVFVVSGIEPKNEEKALSLIKEQLAVMQAGDITDLEIEQTKAMLTNQLKEALDSARGQIEIFDQYKDLPEEFSVEAWANKWKAVTKEDVVEMAKQVQLEAVYFLCGKEQAAQ; encoded by the coding sequence ATGTTTAAAACAATACCTTTTGCAAAAGGTGTCAATTTGCATATCCGACAAACGACCCAATTTAAAACCGTAAATTTTTCAATTAAATGGAGAAGAGCATTAACGGCCACAAATGCGTCTGAACGCACAGTGTTAACAAATGTCTTGCAACACAGCAATGCCAAATATACGACAACAGCCGCATTCCGAAGTTTTTTGGATGACATGTATGGCACAGTGTTATATTTTGACACATCCAAACGTGGTAATGAACATACAGTACTGATGAATGTAGAAGCTGTTAATGATCATTATTTGGCAAATACAAGTGTTTTAAATGAAGTGCTTGGTTTATTGCACACTGCAATATTTGAACCAAATCTAGAAAACGGTGTATTTAAGGAATCTATTGTAGAACGTGAAAAGAAAACGGTCATCCAACGTATCGAATCCATTTTTGACGATAAATCTCGTTTTGCACAGCAACGCCTTCAGCAAATTTTACGTCCGAATGAACCGGCCTCTATTTCTGCTAATGGAACTGTAGAGGACATTCAAAAAATTACCTCTACATCATTGTTTGAAGCATATCAATCCATGCTTGCTGACGATAAAATAGACATTTATATTGCAGGTGATATAAATGAAGGTGAAATCGTGGCGAAACTGAAAGAAGCGCTCCCATTTAATGATCGTACATTTGAAGAAATCCCTGCTGTGCTTCCGCAACAGCATCCACAAAATGATTATGTACGTGAACAACAAGAAATGAAGCAAGGAAAGCTGCATATTGGCTTTAGTACACCAGTACGATTTGGCGGTCCTGACTTCGCAAAAATGCAAATCTTTAACGGCGTATTCGGTGGCTATCCACATGCCAAATTATTTATGAATGTTCGTGAAAGGAAAAGTTTAGCCTACTATGCGTCAAGCTCATATGCATCACATTATGGTTTAGTCTTTGTTGTGTCAGGGATTGAACCAAAGAATGAAGAAAAAGCGCTATCACTTATTAAGGAACAACTTGCTGTTATGCAAGCGGGCGATATTACAGATTTGGAAATAGAACAAACAAAGGCAATGCTGACAAATCAGCTAAAAGAAGCATTAGATTCTGCCCGTGGACAAATAGAAATTTTTGACCAATATAAAGATTTACCTGAGGAATTCTCTGTTGAAGCTTGGGCCAATAAATGGAAAGCTGTTACGAAGGAAGATGTTGTTGAGATGGCGAAGCAAGTACAGCTAGAAGCGGTCTATTTCTTATGTGGAAAGGAGCAAGCCGCACAATGA
- the ymfI gene encoding elongation factor P 5-aminopentanone reductase, translating to MKKFALVLGASGGIGRTICQSLAEDGWSIYIHFSNNEKAAQALYCSLSENFPAQEFMLVQGDFFRKVSGAQLLASQIFNVQAIVFANGQAHYSLLEDTTVEDMDALWRVHVQNPMRLTALLSSKLRAHDVSYVLFIGSIWGEAGSAGEALYATVKGAQHAFVKSYAKEAALSRIRVNAIAPGFINTSMNSHLSEDELEYILEDIPLGTIGQTTDVAEMVRFYLSGKADYVTGQIIRLNGGWYI from the coding sequence GTGAAAAAGTTTGCCCTCGTGTTAGGTGCATCGGGTGGGATTGGCCGTACTATTTGTCAGAGTCTGGCAGAAGATGGTTGGTCCATCTACATACACTTTTCAAACAATGAGAAAGCGGCACAGGCTTTATATTGTTCTCTTTCAGAAAACTTCCCTGCACAGGAGTTTATGCTTGTACAGGGAGATTTTTTTCGAAAAGTATCTGGGGCACAATTGCTAGCATCGCAAATTTTTAATGTACAAGCGATTGTTTTTGCAAATGGTCAGGCACATTATTCTCTACTTGAAGATACTACGGTGGAGGATATGGATGCATTATGGCGTGTCCATGTGCAAAATCCAATGCGTCTAACGGCATTGCTTTCATCAAAGCTTCGCGCTCATGATGTCAGCTACGTGCTTTTTATCGGTTCCATTTGGGGAGAGGCTGGATCGGCAGGTGAAGCACTTTACGCCACTGTGAAGGGCGCCCAACATGCCTTTGTGAAGTCATATGCGAAAGAAGCGGCATTGTCACGAATTCGTGTCAATGCCATTGCACCAGGCTTTATTAATACTTCGATGAACAGTCATTTAAGTGAAGATGAGCTTGAATATATTTTAGAGGACATTCCGTTAGGTACAATAGGACAAACAACGGATGTTGCTGAAATGGTGCGCTTCTATCTTTCTGGAAAAGCAGATTATGTAACGGGGCAAATAATTCGATTAAATGGAGGCTGGTACATATAA
- the recA gene encoding recombinase RecA has product MSDRKAALEQALKQIEKNFGKGSIMKLGEKTDLEIATSSSGSLALDAALGVGGYPRGRIIEVYGPESSGKTTVALHAIAEVQANGGQAAFIDAEHALDPIYAQKLGVNIDELLLSQPDTGEQALEIAEALVRSGAIDIIVIDSVAALVPKAEIEGDMGDSHVGLQARLMSQALRKLSGAINKSKTIAIFINQIREKIGVMFGNPETTPGGRALKFYSSVRLEVRRAEAIKQGNDIMGNRTKIKIVKNKVAPPFRTAEVDIMYGEGISKEGETVDLGVELDIVQKSGSWYAYGDERLGQGRENAKQYLKENPAVLDDIANKIRASYGIASSSYTIAAHGEEEEMDDELKLLLEDEK; this is encoded by the coding sequence ATGAGTGATCGTAAAGCAGCCTTAGAACAGGCGTTAAAACAAATTGAAAAGAATTTTGGTAAAGGTTCTATCATGAAACTTGGCGAAAAAACCGATTTAGAAATCGCTACATCTTCAAGTGGTTCGTTAGCACTTGATGCTGCATTAGGTGTTGGTGGTTATCCACGTGGACGTATTATTGAAGTATATGGCCCGGAATCATCAGGTAAAACAACGGTTGCTTTACATGCTATTGCAGAAGTGCAAGCAAATGGCGGACAAGCTGCTTTTATCGATGCTGAGCATGCTTTAGATCCAATCTATGCACAAAAATTGGGCGTCAATATTGATGAGCTTCTATTATCGCAACCAGATACAGGAGAGCAAGCACTTGAGATTGCAGAAGCATTAGTACGTAGTGGTGCTATCGATATCATCGTTATTGACTCTGTAGCAGCATTAGTTCCAAAAGCTGAAATTGAAGGGGATATGGGTGATTCACATGTCGGTCTACAAGCTCGTTTAATGTCTCAAGCATTACGTAAGCTTTCAGGTGCTATCAATAAATCAAAAACGATTGCTATTTTCATTAACCAAATACGTGAAAAAATCGGTGTTATGTTCGGAAACCCAGAAACAACACCTGGTGGTCGTGCGCTTAAATTCTATAGCTCCGTTCGCTTAGAAGTACGTCGTGCAGAAGCTATTAAACAAGGCAATGACATTATGGGTAACCGTACAAAAATTAAAATTGTGAAAAACAAAGTAGCACCACCATTCCGTACAGCTGAAGTCGATATTATGTACGGTGAAGGAATTTCAAAAGAGGGCGAAACAGTCGATTTAGGTGTTGAACTAGACATCGTTCAAAAAAGCGGTTCTTGGTATGCTTACGGTGATGAGCGCCTAGGTCAAGGTCGTGAAAATGCCAAACAGTATTTAAAAGAAAATCCAGCAGTACTTGACGACATTGCGAATAAAATCCGTGCTTCTTACGGTATTGCATCTTCTTCATATACTATTGCGGCTCATGGTGAAGAGGAAGAAATGGATGATGAATTAAAGCTTCTTCTTGAAGACGAAAAATAA
- a CDS encoding helix-turn-helix domain-containing protein, producing the protein MAELGTRLKEARLSKGYSLDDLQEITKIQKRYLVGIEEGNFSIMPGSFYVRAFIKQYADAVGLNAEEILETYKNELPGTPNEQVNQSLTNNPSRRKSFKGPSNKMMEAMPKIIVGLFIIVIIVAIWVLGQSKIKSGQDDHDDTPPEMEYDTKANPIDSQKDKENEDKKAQTTGKQDSTDSKDSAKETPDEKQAEEVKQTISAGTIEADGATTSYTLTGTDSLKIRIEVSGPTFIGIRNQQQQEVLTETRVYNAGEVVEFDATSQNYARIRLGNSTQAKVYINDELLTYAQQIVTQNIVINFNKE; encoded by the coding sequence GTGGCAGAATTAGGGACTCGACTGAAAGAGGCGAGACTGTCTAAAGGCTACAGCTTAGACGATTTGCAAGAAATAACGAAAATACAAAAGCGTTATTTAGTAGGTATTGAAGAGGGCAATTTTTCGATTATGCCTGGTTCGTTTTATGTACGAGCTTTTATTAAACAATATGCAGACGCTGTTGGTTTGAACGCAGAGGAAATTTTAGAAACTTATAAAAACGAACTGCCAGGTACGCCAAACGAGCAAGTAAACCAATCGTTGACGAATAATCCAAGCAGAAGAAAAAGTTTCAAGGGCCCTTCCAATAAAATGATGGAGGCAATGCCGAAAATAATCGTTGGTTTATTTATTATTGTTATTATTGTGGCAATTTGGGTGCTAGGGCAATCTAAAATTAAATCGGGGCAAGACGATCATGACGATACCCCACCAGAAATGGAATATGATACAAAAGCAAATCCAATCGATAGTCAAAAAGATAAAGAAAATGAAGATAAAAAAGCTCAAACAACTGGTAAACAAGACTCAACAGATTCAAAAGATTCAGCAAAGGAAACACCTGATGAAAAGCAAGCTGAAGAGGTTAAGCAAACGATTTCAGCAGGGACTATTGAAGCAGATGGGGCAACAACTTCTTATACGTTAACAGGTACAGATTCTCTTAAAATACGTATTGAGGTATCAGGTCCTACATTTATCGGTATTCGAAACCAACAGCAACAAGAAGTATTAACAGAAACACGTGTATATAATGCAGGAGAAGTTGTAGAATTCGACGCAACATCTCAAAACTACGCTCGTATCCGTTTAGGTAATTCAACGCAAGCTAAGGTATACATTAATGACGAGCTTTTAACGTATGCACAGCAAATTGTAACGCAAAACATCGTCATCAATTTCAATAAAGAATAG
- a CDS encoding DUF3243 domain-containing protein, with the protein MTILENWQKWTSFLGQNVMQAESSGMPKKMIQQAAVQIGEYLATNVDPKNEQERVLSDLWSVASEDEKHALANCVVKLVQNKHVQ; encoded by the coding sequence ATGACCATTTTAGAAAACTGGCAAAAATGGACATCGTTTTTAGGACAAAATGTTATGCAAGCAGAATCAAGCGGTATGCCAAAGAAAATGATTCAACAAGCTGCTGTACAAATTGGGGAATATTTGGCGACAAATGTCGATCCTAAAAATGAACAAGAGCGAGTGCTGTCGGATTTATGGAGCGTTGCCTCTGAAGATGAAAAACATGCATTGGCGAATTGTGTCGTTAAACTTGTACAAAATAAGCATGTGCAGTAA